In a genomic window of Agarivorans albus:
- the hupB gene encoding nucleoid-associated protein HU-beta yields MNKAQLVDKIAEGADISKAAAGRALDSFIDAISDTLKEGDNVALVGFGTFQVKERSARTGRNPQTGAEIQIAAANVPSFKAGKALKDAVN; encoded by the coding sequence GTGAATAAAGCTCAACTCGTAGACAAAATCGCTGAAGGCGCTGACATTTCTAAGGCCGCTGCAGGTCGTGCGCTGGATTCTTTCATTGACGCGATTTCAGACACACTTAAAGAAGGTGACAACGTTGCTTTGGTAGGTTTCGGTACTTTCCAAGTTAAAGAACGTTCTGCCCGTACTGGTCGTAACCCTCAGACTGGTGCAGAGATCCAAATTGCCGCTGCTAACGTACCGTCGTTTAAAGCAGGTAAAGCGTTAAAAGACGCTGTAAACTAA
- a CDS encoding ATP-binding cassette domain-containing protein yields MMANLLHVKNLSQHVYVHKGWLSRQRFAAIDDISFELNMGESLAIIGESGSGKSSLAKVLAGINKPSNGDIFVNGEALKFGDYTRRCRLIRMIFQDPNSSLNPRSNIGRILSAPLILNTALSQQEQQQKVIATLKLVGLLEEHAEFFPSMLSSGQKQRIAVARALILSPKIIVIDESIAALDVSVRAQIINLLLELQQRFAISYIFVSNDLGLVRHFSDKVLVMQQGKAVEFKHTEEFFTQPEHELSQRLINAYQNAFRK; encoded by the coding sequence ATAATGGCTAATTTGCTGCACGTAAAAAACTTATCTCAACACGTTTATGTTCACAAAGGTTGGTTGAGCAGGCAACGTTTTGCAGCCATCGATGACATAAGTTTCGAGCTAAACATGGGTGAAAGCTTAGCGATAATTGGTGAGTCAGGTTCAGGTAAATCTAGCTTGGCAAAAGTATTAGCGGGCATCAACAAACCGAGTAACGGGGATATTTTTGTTAACGGCGAGGCTTTAAAGTTTGGCGACTACACCCGCAGGTGCCGCTTAATCAGAATGATATTTCAAGATCCAAATAGCTCGCTCAACCCGCGTTCTAACATCGGTCGAATTTTGTCTGCACCACTTATTCTAAATACCGCACTTTCCCAGCAAGAGCAGCAACAAAAGGTAATTGCTACCTTAAAATTAGTGGGTTTATTAGAAGAGCATGCCGAGTTTTTCCCCAGTATGCTATCTAGCGGTCAGAAACAGCGTATTGCGGTTGCTAGAGCGTTAATTTTAAGCCCCAAGATCATTGTTATTGATGAAAGTATTGCGGCCCTTGATGTCTCGGTGAGAGCCCAAATCATTAACCTATTGCTAGAGCTGCAGCAACGATTTGCAATCAGCTATATCTTTGTATCCAATGACTTAGGGTTAGTTCGACATTTTTCAGATAAGGTTCTGGTGATGCAACAAGGCAAAGCCGTAGAATTTAAGCATACCGAAGAGTTCTTTACTCAGCCCGAACACGAGCTGAGTCAACGACTGATAAATGCCTATCAAAATGCCTTTCGTAAATAG
- a CDS encoding PEP-CTERM/exosortase system-associated acyltransferase, protein MKSKILPTSIKGKVVGLPTSKTTQHAAKKKAAEIAKHYETYFHPLVALSDEDVESVYHLRHDVYCEELGFEPVNPQKVERDEFDDYSDYCLVRHKSSNTYASTVRVVAPSGEQLLPLEKYCEGAITDEELHPQNFAREDVCEISRLALRATFRRRKADKFKDSAVGGININELYEEELRCFPFITASMYLAATVLVERHNIKHAYVMMEPRLARSTALLGIKFQQIGPVVEYHGQRAPYYITAEKIRSDLPITLRPLMNMIEREVNASLSMSQVVGAQESILYRGNS, encoded by the coding sequence TTGAAAAGTAAAATATTGCCGACCAGCATTAAAGGAAAGGTGGTTGGTTTACCCACCAGTAAAACCACTCAGCATGCTGCTAAAAAGAAAGCTGCAGAGATTGCCAAGCATTATGAAACCTATTTTCATCCACTTGTCGCGCTCAGCGACGAAGATGTAGAAAGTGTCTATCACCTTCGTCACGATGTTTATTGTGAAGAGTTAGGCTTTGAGCCGGTTAACCCGCAAAAAGTAGAACGCGATGAATTTGACGATTACTCCGACTATTGCTTAGTGCGACACAAGTCTTCAAATACCTATGCTAGTACCGTGCGAGTTGTGGCCCCGTCAGGCGAGCAATTACTACCTTTGGAAAAGTATTGCGAAGGTGCTATTACCGATGAGGAATTACATCCGCAAAATTTTGCTCGAGAAGACGTTTGTGAAATTTCCCGTTTAGCATTAAGAGCAACATTTAGACGACGTAAAGCCGACAAGTTTAAAGACTCAGCGGTAGGTGGGATTAACATCAACGAGCTCTATGAAGAAGAGCTGCGCTGCTTTCCTTTTATCACTGCTAGTATGTATCTAGCCGCTACAGTGTTGGTAGAGCGACATAATATCAAACATGCTTATGTGATGATGGAGCCTCGCTTAGCTCGAAGCACCGCGCTGTTGGGCATTAAATTTCAACAAATTGGTCCCGTTGTTGAGTACCATGGACAACGCGCGCCATATTATATTACTGCTGAAAAGATCCGCAGTGATTTGCCCATTACCTTAAGACCATTAATGAATATGATCGAGCGCGAAGTTAACGCTTCTCTTTCTATGTCACAAGTGGTGGGTGCGCAAGAAAGTATTCTGTATCGTGGTAATTCTTAA
- a CDS encoding SurA N-terminal domain-containing protein, with protein sequence MLEKLREGSQGPVAKIILGLVILSFALAGVGSYIASPSEQLAAEVNGESISRAEFDQAYQNERARLESQFGAAFNQLAADPSYMAQFRSNVLDRMIGERLLDQAAESYGLRVSDAQVKSQILGMQEFQVDGRFDNERYLAVLYRANLQPAQFRDMIRNDLTRRQLQQALLGSEFALPSEAELLVKLNQQTRDVRYVTIPVAQFANQEAPSEEDLLAYYEERKNTFRTEESVDVEYIVVDAEKIAASIEVSEEDIQQFYDANQLTYSQPEKRKVAHILVADEAKAEELLAKINQGEEFATLAAAESEDTFSGQEGGELDWFESGVMAPEFDAASFALVNNGDVSEVVKTEFGYHLIKLLDVQESQAQPLEEVKEQISQRLQQEQAQDAFYEQAQRLAEVSFEIPDSLVDVASETGLEVETVKGLTRASANGALGEPQVINQLFNLDFIAEGLNSDAIQLSDNSSIVVRVMAHQASEVKPYEEVKAQINTALTQSRSTKAAQDYADSLIAALESGEGIDALLYEQQLKLDSKFKVARDSQDFEPQVVRHLFMMAKPSEQKVASRITTMSGDQLVIQLTAVNEAETVDASETNQWLQQLSNVKTEASYQVLIDVLKSKAEIQNLL encoded by the coding sequence ATGTTGGAAAAGCTCCGTGAAGGAAGCCAAGGTCCGGTAGCCAAAATCATCCTAGGTTTGGTCATATTATCTTTCGCTCTGGCTGGTGTAGGTAGCTACATCGCAAGCCCTAGTGAGCAATTAGCCGCTGAAGTTAATGGTGAGTCCATTAGCCGTGCAGAGTTTGATCAAGCTTATCAAAACGAGCGTGCCCGCTTAGAAAGCCAGTTTGGTGCTGCGTTTAATCAACTAGCCGCCGACCCAAGCTACATGGCCCAGTTTAGAAGTAACGTATTAGACCGAATGATTGGTGAGCGCTTGTTAGACCAAGCTGCAGAAAGCTATGGTTTACGAGTAAGCGACGCGCAAGTTAAATCACAAATTTTAGGCATGCAAGAATTCCAAGTTGATGGTCGTTTTGATAACGAGCGTTACTTAGCTGTTCTTTACCGCGCCAACCTCCAACCTGCTCAATTTCGCGATATGATTCGCAACGACTTAACCCGTCGTCAATTGCAGCAAGCTTTGTTAGGTAGTGAGTTTGCGCTACCAAGTGAAGCTGAGTTGCTGGTTAAGCTAAATCAACAAACTCGTGACGTGCGCTACGTTACGATTCCTGTGGCTCAGTTTGCTAACCAAGAAGCGCCAAGCGAAGAAGACTTATTGGCTTACTACGAAGAACGTAAAAACACTTTCCGCACTGAAGAGTCGGTAGATGTTGAGTACATCGTAGTTGATGCAGAGAAAATTGCTGCAAGCATAGAAGTTAGCGAAGAAGACATTCAACAATTTTACGATGCAAATCAGCTAACTTATTCACAACCAGAGAAGCGTAAAGTTGCCCACATTTTGGTTGCTGATGAAGCTAAAGCTGAAGAGCTGTTAGCTAAAATCAATCAAGGTGAAGAATTTGCGACGCTAGCCGCTGCTGAATCTGAAGATACTTTTAGTGGTCAGGAAGGTGGTGAACTAGATTGGTTTGAAAGTGGCGTAATGGCTCCTGAGTTCGATGCTGCTTCATTCGCACTTGTTAATAACGGTGACGTAAGTGAAGTTGTTAAAACTGAGTTTGGTTATCATCTGATTAAATTGCTAGATGTTCAAGAATCTCAAGCACAACCTTTAGAAGAAGTGAAAGAGCAAATTAGTCAGCGCCTGCAACAAGAACAAGCACAAGATGCGTTCTATGAGCAAGCTCAGCGTCTTGCTGAAGTATCTTTCGAAATTCCAGATTCATTAGTTGATGTTGCTAGCGAAACGGGCTTAGAAGTTGAAACTGTTAAAGGTTTAACTCGCGCTAGTGCCAATGGTGCCTTAGGTGAGCCTCAGGTCATTAATCAACTATTTAACTTAGACTTCATCGCTGAAGGCTTAAATAGTGATGCAATCCAGTTGTCAGACAACAGTTCAATTGTTGTTCGTGTTATGGCTCACCAAGCTTCAGAAGTTAAACCTTATGAAGAGGTTAAAGCACAAATAAACACTGCACTTACTCAGTCTCGTTCAACAAAGGCCGCACAAGATTATGCAGATAGCCTAATTGCTGCGCTTGAGAGCGGTGAAGGCATAGATGCTTTGTTGTATGAGCAGCAACTTAAACTGGACTCTAAGTTTAAGGTAGCTCGCGATAGCCAAGATTTTGAGCCTCAAGTGGTGCGTCATTTATTTATGATGGCAAAACCTTCAGAGCAAAAAGTAGCGAGCCGTATTACTACCATGAGCGGTGACCAACTGGTTATTCAATTAACAGCAGTTAACGAAGCAGAAACCGTTGATGCCAGTGAAACTAATCAATGGTTACAACAACTTAGCAACGTTAAAACTGAAGCAAGTTATCAAGTATTGATTGATGTCTTAAAAAGCAAAGCAGAAATCCAAAACTTGTTGTAA
- the lon gene encoding endopeptidase La: MTLERSERFEIPVLPLRDVVVYPHMVIPLFVGREKSIRCLESAMSQDKQVLLVAQKDASNDDPQVDDLYTVGTVANILQLLKLPDGTVKVLVEGSQRAKLEQIVQEEEYYVAAAEYVVSAQPDEKEQEVMVRSAISQFEGYIKLNKKIPPEVLTSVSGIDDAARLADTMAAHMPLKLEDKQSVLEIASIPERLEYLMAMMESEIDLLHVEKKIRGRVKKQMEKSQREYYLNEQMKAIQKELGESEDGQDEFEQLSQRIDEAKMPEEAKEKTLAELNKLKMMSPMSAEATVVRGYVDWMLSVPWVKRSKVKRDLAKAEQVLNQDHYGLEKVKERILEYLAVQSRVNKLKGPILCLVGPPGVGKTSLGQSIAKSTGRKYVRMALGGVRDEAEIRGHRRTYIGSMPGKLIQKMSKVAVKNPLFLLDEIDKMASDMRGDPASALLEVLDPEQNNSFNDHYLEVDYDLSDVMFVATSNSMNIPGPLLDRMEVIRLSGYTEDEKLNIAKQHLISKQIKRNGLKEHEIVIEDSAITGIIRYYTREAGVRSLEREISKLCRKAVKEILLNKDTKKVEIRQDNLSEYLGVQRCDYGKADENNRVGMVTGLAWTEVGGDLLTIETASVPGKGKLSYTGSLGDVMQESIQAAMTVVRARADKWRINSDFYEKRDIHVHVPEGATPKDGPSAGIAMCTALVSSLTGNPVKAEVAMTGEITLRGEVLPIGGLKEKLLAAHRGGIKTVLIPQENERDLEEIPENVIGDLKIIPVRWIEQVLEAALEQNPEGFEVKA; this comes from the coding sequence ATGACCTTAGAGCGTTCAGAACGTTTCGAAATTCCCGTATTACCGCTGCGCGACGTGGTGGTGTATCCGCACATGGTTATTCCATTGTTTGTTGGTCGTGAAAAATCTATCCGTTGCTTAGAAAGTGCAATGAGCCAAGACAAGCAAGTATTGCTAGTGGCTCAAAAGGACGCAAGCAATGACGACCCGCAGGTTGACGACCTATACACAGTAGGTACCGTTGCTAATATTCTTCAATTACTTAAGCTGCCTGATGGTACCGTTAAAGTACTGGTTGAAGGCAGTCAGCGCGCTAAGCTCGAGCAAATTGTTCAAGAAGAAGAGTACTATGTAGCTGCCGCTGAGTATGTAGTATCTGCACAGCCCGATGAAAAAGAGCAAGAAGTGATGGTGCGCTCTGCCATTAGCCAGTTTGAAGGCTATATCAAGCTAAACAAGAAGATTCCGCCTGAAGTGCTTACTTCTGTTTCTGGCATCGATGATGCAGCGCGTTTAGCCGACACCATGGCTGCTCACATGCCGCTCAAGTTAGAAGACAAACAGTCGGTGCTTGAAATCGCCAGTATTCCAGAACGCCTTGAATACCTAATGGCAATGATGGAGTCCGAAATCGATTTGCTACACGTTGAGAAAAAGATCCGCGGACGTGTGAAAAAGCAAATGGAAAAAAGCCAGCGTGAGTATTACTTAAACGAGCAAATGAAGGCCATCCAAAAAGAATTGGGTGAGTCGGAAGATGGTCAAGACGAATTTGAGCAGCTTTCTCAACGCATCGATGAAGCCAAAATGCCTGAAGAGGCAAAAGAGAAAACGCTTGCCGAACTCAACAAGCTTAAAATGATGTCGCCAATGTCGGCAGAAGCTACAGTGGTTCGCGGTTATGTTGATTGGATGCTTAGTGTTCCTTGGGTGAAACGCTCAAAAGTGAAGCGTGATTTAGCCAAAGCCGAGCAGGTGCTTAATCAAGACCACTACGGTTTAGAGAAAGTAAAAGAACGTATTTTGGAATACTTGGCAGTGCAAAGCCGAGTCAACAAACTTAAAGGTCCTATCCTTTGTTTAGTTGGTCCGCCAGGTGTAGGTAAAACTTCGCTGGGCCAATCTATCGCCAAATCAACCGGACGTAAATACGTACGTATGGCCTTAGGTGGCGTGCGTGATGAAGCTGAGATTCGCGGGCACCGTAGAACGTATATTGGTTCTATGCCGGGTAAGCTGATTCAAAAAATGTCTAAAGTGGCGGTGAAAAACCCACTATTCTTGCTTGATGAAATTGACAAGATGGCATCTGACATGCGCGGCGACCCTGCCTCTGCATTGCTAGAAGTATTAGACCCAGAGCAAAACAATAGCTTTAACGATCATTACCTTGAAGTCGATTACGACTTATCAGATGTAATGTTCGTTGCTACTTCAAACTCAATGAATATTCCAGGTCCATTGCTTGACCGTATGGAAGTGATTCGTTTGTCGGGCTATACCGAAGACGAAAAACTAAATATTGCTAAACAGCACTTAATTAGCAAACAGATCAAGCGCAATGGCTTGAAAGAGCACGAAATAGTTATCGAAGACAGCGCTATCACTGGCATTATTCGTTACTACACCCGTGAAGCTGGTGTGCGTAGCTTAGAGCGTGAAATCTCAAAGTTGTGTCGCAAAGCAGTGAAAGAAATCTTGCTAAACAAAGACACCAAGAAAGTAGAAATACGCCAAGATAACCTCAGTGAGTACCTTGGTGTGCAGCGTTGTGATTATGGCAAAGCCGATGAGAACAACCGTGTTGGTATGGTAACAGGCCTTGCTTGGACTGAAGTGGGCGGTGACTTGTTAACTATCGAAACAGCATCGGTGCCAGGTAAAGGTAAACTTAGCTATACCGGTTCTCTTGGTGATGTGATGCAAGAATCTATTCAAGCAGCCATGACTGTGGTTAGAGCTCGCGCGGATAAGTGGCGCATTAACAGCGACTTCTATGAGAAACGTGATATTCACGTACACGTACCGGAAGGTGCAACACCAAAAGATGGTCCAAGTGCCGGTATTGCAATGTGTACTGCTTTAGTTTCTAGCCTAACCGGTAATCCGGTAAAAGCTGAAGTCGCGATGACCGGTGAAATTACCTTACGTGGTGAAGTATTGCCGATTGGTGGCTTGAAAGAGAAGCTATTGGCTGCGCATCGTGGTGGAATTAAAACCGTTCTTATTCCACAAGAAAATGAACGTGATTTAGAAGAGATACCAGAAAATGTTATTGGCGACCTTAAAATCATTCCAGTTCGCTGGATTGAGCAGGTTCTGGAAGCGGCTTTAGAGCAAAATCCTGAAGGCTTTGAAGTAAAAGCTTGA
- a CDS encoding oligopeptide/dipeptide ABC transporter ATP-binding protein — MALLDIRNLTIEINTPAGIVKAVDRVSLTMAEGEIKALVGESGSGKSLIAKALLGVTKPSWTIKADRMRLGDVDLMSLTTRQRRKVLGHEIAMIFQEPSSCLDPSEEVGKQIEEAIPCHNIKGGFWRRFQWRKKQAQALLHKVGVKDHHKVMRSYPYELSDGLCQKVMIAMAIAGQPKLLVADEPTTAMEVTTASQILRLLHKLNKLNNTAILLISHDLNTLSDLADTISVIYCGQMVEVGRSDQVVGSSRHPYTSALLSSAPQFNKPFERKAFLPGLPGSIPALQHLPIGCRLGPRCPKAQRKCVTQPKLKKVKGHQYACHYPLNLEKKVSNNG, encoded by the coding sequence ATGGCTTTACTAGATATTCGCAACCTAACTATTGAAATCAACACACCCGCAGGAATAGTTAAAGCGGTAGATCGAGTTAGCCTTACCATGGCAGAGGGCGAAATAAAGGCCTTAGTCGGTGAATCTGGTTCAGGCAAAAGCTTGATAGCCAAAGCATTATTAGGGGTAACTAAACCCAGCTGGACCATCAAAGCCGACCGCATGCGCCTGGGTGACGTAGACCTAATGTCCTTAACTACCCGCCAACGGCGCAAAGTGCTAGGCCATGAAATTGCGATGATATTTCAAGAACCTAGCTCATGTTTAGACCCCTCGGAAGAGGTTGGTAAACAAATTGAGGAAGCCATTCCCTGCCACAATATTAAAGGTGGATTTTGGCGACGTTTCCAGTGGCGAAAAAAGCAAGCGCAAGCCTTACTGCATAAAGTAGGTGTTAAAGATCACCACAAGGTAATGCGCAGCTACCCTTATGAGCTATCGGATGGGCTTTGCCAAAAAGTTATGATTGCCATGGCCATTGCAGGGCAGCCTAAGCTATTAGTTGCCGATGAACCAACTACAGCCATGGAAGTGACCACAGCCAGCCAAATATTACGCTTATTACACAAACTTAATAAACTGAATAACACCGCCATTTTGTTGATTAGTCATGACTTAAACACACTGTCCGACTTAGCTGACACCATCAGCGTAATTTATTGCGGCCAAATGGTAGAAGTGGGTCGTTCTGATCAAGTGGTAGGAAGTTCAAGGCACCCTTATACCTCAGCTTTACTGAGCTCAGCACCACAATTTAATAAACCTTTTGAGCGCAAAGCGTTTTTACCTGGCCTACCCGGCTCAATTCCCGCTTTACAACACTTGCCGATTGGCTGTCGACTTGGCCCGCGTTGCCCAAAAGCGCAGCGAAAATGTGTTACTCAACCCAAACTTAAAAAGGTGAAAGGTCATCAATATGCTTGCCACTACCCTTTAAACTTAGAGAAAAAGGTAAGCAATAATGGCTAA
- a CDS encoding ABC transporter permease, which translates to MLRYLIRRINLLVITFLIINLIAFIFQQNQNLLVESDDFWFKQYALFVLQNINGDLGVSSISGKPVFDELVSFLPATLELCFSAFLLSFIIGIPLGTLAGIYHQHWIRNLILSVTMVGYSIPVFWLALLLVMNSSLMLGWFPVSGRYDLLLEIPQVTGFGIIDVMWLEPQARWPALMSILSHLALPTLVLAVVPTTEVIRQLSNSMAKVMSENYIKAAATKGLSKWQIVTRHALHNALPPILPSLGLQFGNVLTMAMVLEVVFAWPGIGRWLISSIYQQDYIAIQGGMLAVATLVIITFVLTDLFTALIHPLRRREVYAQH; encoded by the coding sequence ATGCTCCGATATTTGATTCGCCGCATTAACCTACTGGTGATTACATTTTTAATCATCAACCTAATTGCTTTTATTTTTCAGCAGAATCAAAACCTGTTAGTTGAATCCGATGATTTTTGGTTTAAACAATACGCATTGTTTGTTTTGCAAAATATCAATGGTGACTTAGGTGTATCTAGCATTAGCGGCAAGCCGGTATTTGATGAACTGGTAAGTTTTCTCCCTGCTACCTTAGAGCTTTGTTTTTCGGCTTTTTTGCTGTCGTTTATTATTGGGATCCCGTTGGGTACCCTAGCCGGAATTTACCATCAGCACTGGATTAGAAACCTAATTTTAAGCGTGACAATGGTGGGTTACAGTATTCCAGTCTTTTGGCTTGCGCTACTCCTAGTCATGAACTCCTCCTTAATGCTGGGATGGTTCCCCGTATCAGGGCGTTATGACTTGCTATTGGAAATTCCCCAAGTAACCGGTTTTGGCATTATTGACGTGATGTGGTTAGAGCCTCAAGCCCGCTGGCCAGCACTAATGAGCATATTAAGCCACTTAGCTTTGCCTACCCTAGTACTGGCTGTAGTGCCCACTACAGAGGTTATTCGCCAGCTATCCAACTCTATGGCTAAAGTAATGAGTGAGAATTACATTAAAGCCGCTGCTACAAAGGGCTTGTCGAAATGGCAAATAGTCACTCGCCATGCCTTACACAATGCGCTCCCCCCTATTCTTCCTAGCTTAGGTTTGCAATTTGGCAACGTGCTAACTATGGCAATGGTGCTAGAAGTGGTATTTGCTTGGCCGGGCATTGGGCGTTGGTTAATTTCAAGCATCTATCAGCAAGATTATATTGCCATTCAAGGCGGTATGTTAGCTGTAGCAACCTTAGTGATTATCACCTTTGTTTTAACCGATTTATTTACCGCACTCATCCACCCACTGCGTCGAAGAGAAGTTTATGCTCAGCACTAA
- a CDS encoding DUF2850 domain-containing protein has translation MKKSIVLLIALLGIGLGVTSFVYFAYPELVGIEPELKVNPIVGTWEAEHDFYGKKERLVFSEDGQVKSGSRVATKYKINGNRVVVTSADKVIEYRISKDGQTLDAYLPRAGRIRYQRIN, from the coding sequence GTGAAGAAATCCATTGTGCTGCTTATAGCACTTCTTGGTATTGGTTTAGGCGTAACATCTTTTGTTTACTTTGCTTATCCAGAGTTGGTTGGCATAGAGCCTGAGCTTAAAGTAAACCCTATTGTAGGTACCTGGGAAGCAGAGCATGATTTTTATGGCAAGAAAGAACGCCTTGTATTCTCAGAAGATGGCCAAGTTAAATCTGGCAGCCGGGTAGCGACCAAATACAAGATAAATGGCAATCGCGTGGTAGTGACCTCAGCGGATAAAGTGATTGAATACCGCATTTCAAAAGATGGTCAGACATTGGATGCATACTTGCCAAGAGCAGGGCGTATTCGTTATCAAAGAATCAATTAA
- the fabV gene encoding enoyl-ACP reductase FabV, with protein sequence MIIKPKIRGFICTTTHPVGCAANVQEQIDYTKQQGKVSNGPKRVLVVGSSSGYGLSSRIAAAFGSDAATIGVFFEKPATEKKPGTAGWYNAAAFDQKAREAGLYAKSINGDAFSHQAKQAAVDLIKQDLGQIDLVVYSLASPVRKLPDSGELIRSSLKPIGETYTATAVDTNKDTIIEASVEPATEQEIADTVTVMGGEDWELWIKALDEAGVLAEGCKTVAYSYIGTALTWPIYWDGALGKAKMDLDRAATALNEKLSSKQGSANVAVLKSVVTQASSAIPVMPLYISMVFKIMKEQGLHEGCMEQIYRLFNERLYLEGEQAPVDEQNRLRLDDWELREDIQQACVDLWPQITTENLKEHTDYEYYKAEFLKLFGFGVDGVDYEEDVATAVPFEVVTLD encoded by the coding sequence ATGATCATCAAACCCAAGATCCGAGGCTTTATCTGTACCACCACTCACCCGGTAGGCTGTGCGGCTAATGTACAAGAGCAAATCGATTACACCAAACAGCAAGGCAAAGTAAGTAATGGCCCTAAGCGAGTATTGGTGGTTGGTTCTTCAAGCGGATATGGTTTGTCATCGCGCATCGCGGCAGCTTTTGGTAGCGATGCCGCAACTATTGGCGTGTTTTTCGAAAAGCCTGCCACTGAAAAGAAACCTGGTACTGCAGGTTGGTACAATGCTGCTGCATTTGACCAAAAAGCGCGTGAAGCCGGCCTTTATGCTAAAAGCATCAATGGTGACGCCTTCTCACATCAAGCAAAACAAGCCGCTGTTGACTTAATTAAACAAGATCTTGGACAGATTGACCTTGTGGTTTATTCGCTAGCCTCTCCAGTTCGTAAATTACCAGACAGCGGAGAACTGATTCGCTCTAGCTTAAAACCTATCGGTGAAACTTACACAGCAACAGCTGTTGATACCAATAAAGATACCATTATCGAAGCGAGCGTGGAGCCAGCAACCGAGCAAGAAATCGCTGATACAGTAACGGTAATGGGTGGTGAAGACTGGGAGCTTTGGATTAAAGCCTTAGATGAAGCCGGCGTGCTAGCTGAAGGTTGTAAAACCGTTGCCTACAGTTACATTGGCACCGCGCTAACTTGGCCAATCTATTGGGATGGCGCTTTAGGTAAAGCGAAAATGGACCTAGATCGCGCTGCAACAGCACTTAATGAAAAACTAAGCAGTAAGCAAGGCTCAGCCAACGTTGCAGTGCTTAAGAGTGTAGTCACTCAAGCTAGCTCTGCAATTCCTGTGATGCCTTTATACATCTCGATGGTTTTCAAAATCATGAAAGAACAAGGTCTGCACGAAGGCTGTATGGAGCAAATCTATCGTTTATTCAATGAACGTTTGTACCTAGAAGGTGAACAAGCTCCTGTAGATGAGCAGAATCGTCTGCGTTTAGATGATTGGGAATTACGTGAAGATATTCAACAAGCTTGTGTTGACCTATGGCCACAAATTACCACCGAGAACCTGAAAGAACATACTGACTATGAATACTATAAAGCGGAGTTTTTGAAGCTATTTGGCTTCGGGGTTGACGGTGTTGATTACGAAGAAGATGTTGCAACAGCAGTGCCGTTTGAAGTAGTAACCTTAGACTAA
- a CDS encoding ABC transporter permease subunit yields MLSTNVFSETTISSALQQVLIRFRDNSVAMVGFWVLLGFLVLALFGPLLAPYPLDYQGDNLLQPPSWNQQGHVDNFLGTDDLGRDLLSRLIYGCQLTFGGGFIVVTLAALIGIPVGILSGMSRGIKSSVLHHVMDTALSIPSLLIAIMVVSFLGTGLENTLIAIALAQIPQFIRFTYIAVSSEIQKEYITAIRLDGATNYRILKNGVLPNIADSIVFQISRSFSSSLIDITALGFIGIGAQAPLPEWGAMLGGSKDLLFSAPWTVTLPGFVIMTSILSVNMVGEGLRQAMIQGVD; encoded by the coding sequence ATGCTCAGCACTAATGTATTTTCTGAAACGACTATTTCCAGTGCCTTGCAGCAGGTACTGATCCGTTTTAGAGACAACTCTGTTGCGATGGTTGGTTTTTGGGTGTTACTCGGCTTTTTAGTGCTGGCCTTGTTCGGCCCGCTGCTTGCGCCCTACCCACTGGATTATCAAGGTGACAACTTATTACAGCCTCCATCTTGGAATCAGCAGGGCCATGTAGATAACTTTTTAGGCACTGATGACTTAGGCAGAGATCTACTCAGCCGCTTAATCTATGGTTGCCAATTAACCTTTGGTGGCGGCTTTATAGTAGTAACGCTTGCCGCTTTAATTGGTATTCCCGTAGGCATTCTTTCTGGCATGAGCCGTGGAATTAAATCGAGTGTGCTACACCACGTGATGGATACCGCGTTATCGATTCCTTCCCTGTTAATTGCAATTATGGTGGTGTCTTTTCTCGGAACCGGCTTAGAGAATACATTGATTGCGATTGCATTGGCGCAGATCCCGCAGTTTATTCGTTTTACCTATATTGCTGTTTCAAGCGAAATTCAAAAGGAGTACATTACGGCGATTCGCCTAGATGGTGCTACTAACTACCGTATTTTGAAAAATGGCGTGCTCCCTAATATTGCTGACTCAATTGTATTTCAAATTAGTCGCAGCTTTTCTTCATCACTTATCGATATTACCGCCCTTGGATTTATTGGCATTGGTGCACAAGCGCCACTGCCAGAATGGGGCGCCATGTTAGGTGGAAGTAAAGATTTACTCTTTTCTGCGCCTTGGACCGTTACCCTACCCGGCTTCGTCATCATGACCAGTATTCTTAGTGTGAATATGGTAGGTGAAGGTTTACGCCAAGCGATGATTCAAGGAGTCGACTAA